From Nitrospirota bacterium, a single genomic window includes:
- a CDS encoding NADH-quinone oxidoreductase subunit M, whose translation MLEELASTFPILTCILFLPLVGAVVLWLVEDEDMVRTSALTIALVELALSVFVLLRFLPDSAAMQFTEHVPWIPALGVSYHLAVDGISVLFVGLTAFLTVLIVIYSWDTVRHQVKLYMMALLALETTTMGVFLSIDLILFFVFWELMLIPSYFLIKLWGGGAERHYAALKYVLYTLLGSVFMLVGIALLDLNYHQWATLHHMDPTYSFDLLELLAVPIPLSQQILIFWLLFLGFAFKAPLFPFHTWLPDALLEGPIGMAVVLAGLKLGTFGFIRFSIPLLPDASKSQTVVTVIMVLGLLAILYGAIMALIQSDFRRLLAFSSISHLGFVVIGLFALNYQGLQGSLLTMINLGFSTAGLFFIAGFLYSRQQSTELSAFGGMAKQTPLLASFFLLIGLASIGLPGTNGFVGEFLILLGTFKANWLYGGIAVTGVIFGAAYFLWYYERAMLGPVGKAVKDSLRDLHPREMIIASALSVMILWIGLYPAPFLRMMNGSVQALVDRVDRGAMPSLESKPQIRVD comes from the coding sequence ATGTTAGAAGAACTGGCCTCAACATTTCCCATTCTGACCTGCATCCTCTTCCTCCCCCTCGTCGGGGCCGTGGTCCTGTGGCTGGTCGAGGACGAGGACATGGTGCGGACCTCTGCCTTGACGATCGCGCTGGTGGAGTTGGCTCTCTCTGTGTTCGTGCTGCTCCGGTTTCTTCCTGATTCCGCCGCGATGCAGTTTACGGAACATGTGCCGTGGATTCCCGCCCTCGGGGTGAGCTATCACCTTGCGGTCGACGGGATCAGTGTACTGTTCGTCGGGCTGACGGCCTTCCTCACGGTCCTGATCGTCATCTATTCCTGGGACACAGTCCGCCATCAAGTGAAGCTCTATATGATGGCTCTGCTCGCGCTCGAAACGACGACGATGGGGGTCTTCCTCTCCATCGATTTGATCCTCTTCTTCGTCTTCTGGGAGTTGATGCTCATTCCCAGTTACTTCCTGATCAAGCTCTGGGGCGGAGGGGCGGAGCGGCATTACGCGGCGTTGAAATATGTGCTCTATACCCTGCTCGGCAGCGTCTTCATGCTGGTCGGCATTGCCCTCCTGGACCTCAATTACCACCAGTGGGCGACGCTGCACCATATGGATCCGACCTATTCGTTCGATCTGTTGGAACTGCTTGCCGTGCCGATTCCGCTCAGCCAGCAGATCCTCATTTTCTGGCTCCTGTTCCTCGGCTTTGCGTTCAAGGCCCCGCTGTTTCCGTTCCATACCTGGCTCCCGGACGCCCTCCTGGAAGGACCGATCGGCATGGCGGTGGTGCTGGCAGGGCTGAAGCTCGGGACGTTCGGCTTCATCCGCTTCAGCATTCCCTTGCTGCCGGATGCTTCGAAGAGTCAGACCGTGGTCACAGTCATCATGGTCCTGGGCTTGTTGGCTATTCTGTACGGGGCCATCATGGCGCTGATCCAGTCGGATTTCCGCCGGCTCCTGGCTTTCAGTAGCATCAGCCACCTCGGGTTCGTCGTGATCGGCCTGTTCGCTCTGAACTATCAGGGGCTCCAGGGCAGCCTGCTCACCATGATCAACTTGGGGTTCAGCACGGCAGGCCTGTTCTTTATCGCGGGCTTTCTCTATTCGCGGCAGCAGAGCACCGAACTGAGTGCCTTCGGTGGCATGGCCAAACAGACTCCTTTGCTCGCCAGCTTTTTCTTATTGATCGGACTGGCCTCGATCGGTCTGCCTGGCACCAATGGCTTCGTCGGAGAATTCCTGATCCTCCTGGGCACCTTCAAGGCCAATTGGCTGTACGGCGGGATCGCGGTCACCGGCGTGATCTTTGGCGCGGCCTATTTTCTCTGGTACTACGAGCGGGCGATGCTGGGACCGGTCGGGAAGGCGGTGAAGGATTCCCTTCGCGACCTGCATCCACGCGAAATGATCATTGCCTCGGCCCTGTCGGTCATGATTCTTTGGATTGGACTCTATCCCGCTCCCTTTTTGAGAATGATGAACGGGTCGGTGCAGGCGTTAGTCGATCGAGTGGACCGGGGCGCCATGCCGTCACTCGAGTCCAAGCCGCAGATAAGGGTGGATTGA
- the nuoL gene encoding NADH-quinone oxidoreductase subunit L: protein MTDLLIKLIPVFPLLAVLLNGLAGKRYSHEIAHRLAWGSVGLSFLCTLGVFVDVVQTGTAHEVVAYQWIFGGDLTINLAYLVDPLTCIMLLVVTGVGFLIHIYSVGYMHGEAGFTRFFTYMNLFMVSMLLLVMGNNYLVLFIGWEGVGLCSYLLIGYYYDKVSAAKAASKAFVVNRIGDAGFLLAIFLIFINFKTLDYTKVFAQVGQLSPDMATAIALCLLVGAVGKSAQLPLYTWLPDAMEGPTPVSALIHAATMVTAGVYMIVRNHAIFDLSPTAMTIVGVIGGLTALFAATIGLVQTDIKRVLAYSTVSQLGYMFLGCGIGAYTAAVFHLMTHAFFKALLFLSAGSVIHALSGEQDIRKMGGLSSKIPWTYRLFLIGTIAIAGIPPLAGFWSKDEILAHAFTHEHYLLYGMAAIGALLTSFYMFRLTYLTFYGTSRMDHHTAEHVHESPMVMVGPLMALGVLSIFGGLLGFPPEHGWLHGFLAPVAGAGAEHTASTGLVLTLMMVATGIALLGWGVAHYFYSVNLSAPDRLAAKFQAAYQTLLDKYYVDELYDRLFVEPTKKLGELLDWFDRTVIDGLVRGVAQMAELGAAGSTWMEKYVVYSGLNVIGYGNHLIARQWRQLQSGMVHHYAAILVAGLFLLAVIIQLIMQL, encoded by the coding sequence GTGACAGATTTATTGATCAAGCTGATTCCGGTGTTCCCTTTGCTGGCCGTGCTCCTGAACGGGCTCGCGGGCAAGCGCTATTCCCATGAGATCGCCCATCGCCTGGCCTGGGGATCGGTGGGCCTGTCCTTTCTCTGCACGCTCGGCGTCTTTGTCGACGTCGTCCAGACCGGCACCGCGCATGAAGTCGTCGCCTATCAATGGATTTTCGGCGGCGATCTGACGATCAATCTGGCCTACCTCGTCGATCCGCTCACCTGCATCATGTTGCTGGTGGTGACGGGCGTCGGTTTCCTGATCCATATCTACTCCGTCGGCTACATGCATGGAGAAGCGGGGTTCACCCGCTTCTTCACCTACATGAACCTCTTCATGGTCTCCATGCTGCTCCTCGTCATGGGGAACAACTATCTCGTCCTCTTCATCGGGTGGGAAGGGGTCGGGCTCTGCTCCTATCTCCTGATCGGCTACTATTACGACAAGGTCTCAGCCGCAAAGGCCGCCTCGAAAGCCTTCGTCGTGAACCGCATCGGCGATGCGGGCTTTCTATTGGCCATCTTCCTGATCTTCATCAATTTCAAGACGCTCGACTATACGAAGGTCTTCGCCCAGGTCGGGCAGCTTTCTCCGGACATGGCGACGGCGATCGCGCTCTGTCTCCTTGTCGGCGCAGTCGGCAAGTCCGCGCAGCTGCCCCTCTATACCTGGCTCCCCGATGCGATGGAGGGCCCGACCCCTGTCAGCGCCCTCATCCATGCTGCGACGATGGTGACGGCCGGGGTCTACATGATCGTGCGGAACCATGCCATCTTCGATCTGTCGCCCACGGCCATGACGATCGTCGGCGTCATCGGCGGTCTCACGGCCCTCTTTGCCGCGACCATCGGCCTGGTGCAAACGGATATCAAACGCGTCCTGGCCTATTCGACGGTGAGCCAGCTCGGCTATATGTTCCTGGGGTGCGGGATCGGGGCCTATACGGCCGCCGTGTTCCACCTCATGACCCATGCCTTCTTCAAGGCTCTTTTGTTCCTCTCGGCCGGATCGGTGATCCACGCGCTCTCGGGCGAGCAGGACATCAGAAAGATGGGCGGCCTCAGCTCGAAGATCCCCTGGACCTATCGTCTGTTCCTGATCGGCACCATCGCCATCGCAGGCATTCCTCCCTTGGCGGGGTTCTGGAGCAAAGATGAAATTCTGGCCCATGCCTTCACGCATGAGCATTATCTCTTGTATGGCATGGCCGCCATCGGCGCATTGCTGACGTCCTTCTATATGTTCCGCCTGACCTATCTGACGTTTTACGGCACGTCCCGCATGGATCACCATACGGCGGAACATGTCCATGAATCGCCGATGGTGATGGTCGGCCCCTTGATGGCGTTGGGCGTGCTGTCCATTTTCGGCGGGCTTCTGGGCTTTCCTCCCGAGCATGGCTGGCTCCATGGATTCCTGGCGCCGGTTGCGGGAGCGGGAGCCGAACATACCGCGAGCACCGGCCTGGTGCTGACGCTCATGATGGTGGCCACAGGGATCGCGTTGCTCGGCTGGGGCGTCGCGCATTATTTCTACAGTGTGAACCTCTCGGCGCCGGACCGGCTGGCGGCCAAGTTTCAGGCGGCCTATCAGACGCTGCTCGACAAGTACTACGTCGATGAGCTCTATGATCGGCTCTTTGTGGAGCCGACCAAAAAGTTGGGGGAGCTGCTCGATTGGTTCGACCGCACCGTGATCGATGGCCTCGTCCGTGGAGTGGCCCAGATGGCAGAATTGGGCGCGGCCGGCTCGACCTGGATGGAGAAGTATGTGGTCTACAGCGGCCTCAACGTGATCGGATACGGCAACCATCTCATCGCCAGACAGTGGCGGCAGCTGCAAAGCGGCATGGTGCATCATTATGCCGCGATCCTGGTGGCGGGCCTGTTCCTGTTGGCGGTGATTATTCAGCTCATCATGCAACTATAA
- the nuoK gene encoding NADH-quinone oxidoreductase subunit NuoK: MVPLSAYVAVSAVLFLTGLLGVLIRRNFIIVLMSVEIMLNAANINLVAFSYYLESMAGQLVALFIIAIAAGEAAIGLAIIIVVFRGKISTNVDEMNLLKW, translated from the coding sequence ATGGTTCCTTTAAGCGCATATGTCGCCGTCAGCGCCGTCCTCTTTCTCACCGGCCTGCTCGGCGTGTTGATCCGGCGGAATTTCATCATCGTGTTGATGTCCGTCGAGATCATGTTGAACGCGGCCAATATCAACCTCGTCGCCTTTTCCTACTACCTGGAATCGATGGCAGGCCAACTGGTGGCCCTCTTTATCATTGCCATTGCAGCAGGGGAAGCGGCGATCGGGCTGGCCATTATCATCGTCGTGTTCCGTGGAAAGATTTCCACGAACGTGGACGAGATGAATCTTTTGAAGTGGTAA
- a CDS encoding NADH-quinone oxidoreductase subunit J, whose protein sequence is MVVVFFTYFALASIVAGVMTVALKHPVHCGLALLALLLHVSGLFILLNAEFLWAVQVIVYAGAILVLYLFVLMLLNLKTDDRYFHSSYRYFLAPAAIGSAYVLFLLMRSPFKGAKGDAPTVAVLQDGDTYAVGIKMFSDYLLQFEIVGVFLLGAIIGAIVLAKTPKPIVDKRDR, encoded by the coding sequence ATGGTTGTGGTCTTTTTTACTTATTTCGCATTGGCCAGCATCGTGGCAGGCGTGATGACGGTTGCGCTCAAGCACCCGGTCCATTGTGGTCTGGCGCTCCTGGCCCTGTTGCTCCATGTCTCCGGACTCTTCATCCTCCTCAACGCCGAGTTCCTCTGGGCCGTGCAGGTCATTGTCTATGCCGGCGCGATCCTTGTCCTCTACCTCTTCGTGCTGATGCTCTTGAATCTGAAAACCGACGACCGGTATTTCCATTCCTCCTACCGGTATTTCCTGGCGCCTGCTGCCATCGGATCGGCCTATGTCCTGTTTCTGCTGATGCGCTCACCTTTCAAGGGTGCGAAGGGCGATGCCCCCACGGTGGCGGTCCTCCAGGACGGCGATACCTACGCAGTCGGCATCAAGATGTTCAGCGATTATCTGTTGCAGTTTGAAATTGTCGGGGTGTTCCTGTTGGGCGCCATCATCGGAGCGATCGTGCTGGCGAAAACGCCGAAGCCGATCGTCGACAAACGTGATAGGTAA
- the nuoI gene encoding NADH-quinone oxidoreductase subunit NuoI, producing MRITVLIKKILQAALFYEIWDAMKVTFKHMFHKPITFQYPREQRVLPDTHRGALALLRYDDHQERCVGCDLCEAACPSRCIKVVSAEDVKRPLQRFASEFYIDITKCVFCGYCVEACPVNALAMTKMYEFSTHDKRTLLFDKKRLYDIGERHLDDAKKYLYAHNQEKNVEESREYRYYFPQSVLKPTQPPPKHLG from the coding sequence ATGCGTATCACCGTACTGATCAAAAAAATTCTCCAGGCCGCCCTGTTCTACGAGATCTGGGACGCGATGAAGGTCACGTTCAAGCATATGTTCCACAAGCCCATCACCTTCCAGTATCCGCGGGAGCAGCGGGTCCTCCCCGATACGCACCGGGGGGCGCTGGCCCTGTTGCGCTACGACGATCATCAGGAGCGCTGTGTCGGCTGCGACCTCTGCGAAGCCGCCTGCCCCTCCCGCTGCATCAAGGTTGTCAGCGCGGAAGATGTGAAGCGCCCGCTGCAGCGGTTCGCCAGCGAGTTCTATATCGACATTACGAAATGTGTGTTTTGCGGCTATTGCGTCGAGGCCTGTCCCGTCAACGCCCTGGCCATGACGAAGATGTATGAGTTTTCGACGCACGACAAACGCACCCTGCTGTTCGACAAGAAGCGGCTATACGACATCGGCGAGCGCCATCTCGACGATGCAAAAAAATACTTGTACGCGCATAATCAGGAAAAGAACGTTGAGGAAAGCCGGGAGTATCGGTATTACTTCCCGCAATCGGTGCTGAAGCCGACTCAACCACCACCGAAGCATTTGGGCTGA
- a CDS encoding molybdopterin-dependent oxidoreductase has translation MGLKPATNPDVEATTIELSIDGKTVTAKDGVSLYDVISSTGKIIPAMCYHYTFDPFGSCGMCLVMQEGKKAPVRSCTAKAAAGMIIRTEGEDLFLARKKAVEKHLSVHPLDCPVCDADGHCELQDMAFQHGVTNLPNAKQKFIPEDTRSPVLDFNMNRCIACAECINVCKDVLMIDVLQFMKKGGFNQVVPKGDVALSCEFCGDCLAVCPVGAITNKFSKYLYKPWQMKKTTTTCNYCGDGCQMHLETKDAEVVRVTSPLSWKNKWGDRADTAKGHGGLCVRGRFGFEYIDSQARLKQPLLRKGNQLVPTPWLEAMHFVSERFAEIQRKHGPGAIAGLITARCTNEELYLFQKLMRTGFKTNHLDSSARYGHLNFVHASRQALGIGRSPNDWEDLTKAQAIIVIGSNITETNPLTAVRIKEALRVYQAQVVVIDSTVTNMARLASHPVLINPGTEGLVIDGLIKAALELDLIDEASVKKYPRAFEALKAAVAHISLERIEAQTGMSVDSLRSTVAIFAEAPRSIILCAEGIVRQANGCQNVLKLIDLAWITGKLGQPGCGVNTVTEEPNEQGAVDMGVAPEFLPGQASFNDQAARDRFGKAWNMPLPAASSGANLVEILNRCKSGEIRALYVVGENPLATLPASMGVRAALDRLELLVVQDPFLTDTARMAHAVLPACTSAEKDGTFTNLEGRVLRVREAMDPIGESLPDWHIMTALANALGCEWAYESSNDIQAEIMKLLPGYYNLGQPRKVVPTVDRYLSSGYASEVSARYQASAPAPKDQRPFTLLMGQVLYHSGKMSTAAPGLIKIAPNTGRLKMNPQDMKRLGVSEGARVRLTSDSGSLQLAVQADQFVTPQTCFFPEHFNEPPVKDLMAVQIDPTTGVPSFKQTRVTIDKA, from the coding sequence ATGGGTTTAAAGCCAGCAACCAATCCTGACGTGGAAGCCACCACGATCGAACTGTCGATTGATGGAAAAACCGTGACCGCCAAGGACGGCGTGTCGCTGTACGACGTGATCTCCAGCACGGGCAAGATCATTCCGGCCATGTGCTACCACTATACGTTCGATCCCTTCGGTTCCTGCGGCATGTGTCTGGTCATGCAGGAAGGCAAGAAAGCGCCGGTTCGTTCCTGCACCGCCAAGGCGGCAGCTGGCATGATCATCAGAACCGAGGGCGAGGACCTCTTCCTGGCCAGGAAGAAAGCGGTGGAGAAGCATCTCTCGGTCCATCCGCTCGATTGCCCGGTCTGCGACGCTGACGGCCATTGTGAACTGCAAGACATGGCGTTCCAGCACGGGGTCACAAACCTGCCCAACGCGAAACAAAAATTCATTCCGGAAGATACCCGCAGCCCGGTGCTCGACTTCAACATGAACCGCTGCATCGCCTGCGCGGAATGCATCAACGTCTGTAAGGACGTGCTGATGATCGACGTGCTCCAGTTCATGAAGAAGGGCGGATTCAATCAAGTCGTGCCGAAGGGCGACGTGGCGTTGTCCTGCGAATTCTGCGGCGATTGCCTCGCGGTTTGCCCGGTCGGCGCCATCACGAACAAGTTCTCCAAGTATCTGTACAAGCCCTGGCAGATGAAAAAGACCACCACGACCTGCAACTACTGCGGGGACGGCTGCCAGATGCATCTTGAGACCAAGGACGCCGAAGTCGTCCGCGTGACCTCGCCTCTCTCCTGGAAGAATAAATGGGGCGACCGGGCCGACACGGCCAAGGGCCATGGAGGGCTGTGCGTGCGCGGGCGCTTCGGGTTCGAGTACATCGATAGCCAGGCCCGGCTGAAGCAGCCGCTTCTCCGCAAGGGCAATCAGCTCGTGCCGACTCCCTGGCTCGAAGCCATGCACTTTGTGTCTGAGCGATTCGCCGAGATCCAGCGCAAGCATGGACCGGGCGCGATTGCCGGCTTGATTACCGCCCGCTGCACCAACGAAGAGCTGTATCTGTTCCAGAAGCTCATGCGCACCGGATTCAAGACCAACCATCTCGACAGCAGCGCGCGCTACGGCCATCTCAATTTCGTGCATGCCTCCCGGCAGGCCTTGGGGATCGGGCGGAGCCCGAACGACTGGGAAGACCTGACGAAGGCCCAGGCGATCATCGTGATCGGCTCCAATATTACGGAGACGAATCCCCTTACGGCCGTGCGGATCAAGGAAGCGCTGCGCGTGTATCAGGCGCAAGTGGTCGTGATCGACTCCACCGTGACGAACATGGCCCGGCTCGCGTCCCATCCCGTCCTGATCAATCCGGGAACGGAAGGGCTCGTGATCGATGGACTCATCAAGGCCGCGTTGGAATTGGACTTGATCGACGAGGCAAGCGTCAAAAAGTACCCGCGGGCCTTCGAGGCCCTGAAGGCCGCCGTGGCTCATATTTCATTGGAGCGGATCGAGGCGCAGACCGGCATGTCGGTCGATTCCTTGAGGAGCACCGTGGCGATCTTCGCCGAAGCGCCCCGCTCCATCATCCTCTGCGCCGAGGGCATCGTCCGCCAAGCCAATGGCTGTCAGAACGTGTTGAAGCTGATCGACCTCGCCTGGATCACCGGCAAGCTGGGCCAGCCAGGTTGCGGGGTGAATACCGTGACGGAAGAGCCGAACGAGCAGGGCGCCGTGGACATGGGCGTCGCGCCGGAATTCCTTCCCGGGCAAGCCTCATTCAACGATCAAGCCGCGCGTGACCGTTTCGGCAAGGCCTGGAATATGCCGCTCCCGGCAGCCAGCTCCGGCGCGAACCTTGTCGAGATTCTCAATCGCTGCAAGAGCGGCGAGATTCGCGCCCTCTATGTGGTCGGCGAAAATCCCCTGGCAACCTTGCCCGCGTCGATGGGGGTTCGTGCTGCGCTGGATCGGTTGGAGTTGCTCGTCGTCCAGGATCCCTTTCTGACCGACACGGCTCGGATGGCCCATGCGGTGCTGCCTGCTTGCACCTCGGCGGAAAAGGACGGCACCTTCACCAATCTGGAAGGTCGCGTCCTGCGTGTCCGTGAGGCCATGGATCCGATCGGGGAAAGTTTGCCGGATTGGCATATCATGACGGCGCTGGCCAACGCGCTGGGTTGTGAGTGGGCCTATGAATCCTCGAACGATATTCAAGCCGAAATCATGAAATTGCTCCCCGGGTACTACAACCTTGGGCAGCCCCGCAAGGTCGTGCCGACGGTGGACCGTTATCTGTCCAGCGGCTATGCCTCCGAAGTCTCGGCGCGCTATCAGGCTTCTGCTCCAGCCCCTAAGGACCAGCGACCCTTCACGCTGCTGATGGGGCAGGTCCTCTATCACTCAGGCAAGATGTCCACGGCAGCGCCCGGTCTCATCAAGATCGCGCCCAATACCGGCCGGCTCAAGATGAATCCGCAAGATATGAAGCGGCTCGGAGTGAGTGAGGGGGCGAGGGTGCGCCTCACGTCGGATAGCGGTTCGCTCCAATTGGCGGTCCAGGCCGATCAGTTCGTCACGCCGCAGACCTGTTTCTTCCCGGAGCATTTCAATGAGCCTCCGGTGAAAGACCTGATGGCGGTCCAGATCGATCCGACGACCGGCGTGCCCTCGTTCAAGCAGACCCGCGTGACGATCGACAAGGCGTAA
- the nuoD gene encoding NADH dehydrogenase (quinone) subunit D, giving the protein MAFEDQRTTVYKVDPAHPESETLPTLRTEELLLNMGPQHPSTHGVLKVILELEGERLVKSTPVLGFLHRGVEKLAEDGTYHQFIPHTDRLDYVCAMYNNFAYCRAVEKLMNITVPDRAEYLRTIVAEVQRIIGHQFWLGTQALDIGAMTVFFYCFRDREILLDWFDELCGARLTTSWYRIGGVERDFTASLLDKLKQFLDYFPPKIDEYIVFLEKNRIWVARTKGVAVISAEDAVSFGLSGPTLRGSGVDYDLRKAEPYSAYPKCEFSVPLGKNGDTYDRYWIRVQELYESVKIIRQCLEQMQDGPIMAEVPSVTMPPKERVFTNLESMIQHFKLFSQGFDAPPGEIYCGTEAHKGELGFYIVSVGGGKPYRLKIRAPSFIHMGAFDYMSRGYMIADAITLFGTYDIVMGECDR; this is encoded by the coding sequence ATGGCTTTTGAAGATCAACGTACAACCGTCTATAAGGTCGATCCGGCCCATCCGGAAAGCGAGACTCTGCCGACCCTGCGGACGGAAGAGCTCCTGCTCAACATGGGGCCTCAGCATCCAAGCACCCATGGAGTGCTGAAAGTCATTCTCGAGCTGGAAGGCGAGCGCCTCGTTAAATCGACCCCCGTGCTGGGATTCCTCCATCGCGGCGTCGAGAAGCTCGCGGAAGACGGCACCTACCACCAGTTCATTCCCCATACGGACCGGCTCGACTATGTCTGCGCGATGTACAACAACTTCGCGTACTGCCGCGCGGTCGAAAAGCTCATGAACATCACCGTGCCGGACCGCGCCGAATATTTGCGCACGATCGTGGCGGAGGTGCAGCGGATCATCGGCCATCAGTTCTGGCTCGGCACCCAGGCCCTCGACATCGGCGCCATGACCGTCTTCTTCTATTGTTTCCGCGACCGGGAAATTTTGCTGGATTGGTTCGACGAGCTCTGCGGCGCGCGGCTCACGACCAGCTGGTACCGCATCGGCGGCGTCGAACGGGACTTTACCGCGTCGCTGCTCGACAAGCTGAAACAGTTCCTGGACTACTTCCCGCCGAAAATCGATGAATACATCGTCTTTCTGGAGAAGAACCGGATTTGGGTGGCGCGGACGAAGGGCGTGGCGGTGATCTCGGCGGAAGATGCCGTGAGTTTCGGCCTCAGCGGCCCGACGCTCCGCGGGTCCGGCGTCGATTACGATCTCCGGAAGGCCGAACCCTATTCGGCTTACCCAAAATGCGAATTCAGCGTGCCGCTCGGCAAGAACGGCGACACTTACGATCGGTACTGGATTCGCGTTCAGGAACTCTATGAAAGCGTGAAGATCATCCGGCAATGTCTGGAGCAGATGCAGGACGGCCCCATCATGGCCGAGGTGCCCAGCGTTACCATGCCGCCGAAAGAGCGAGTCTTTACGAATCTGGAATCGATGATCCAGCATTTCAAGCTCTTCTCCCAGGGGTTCGATGCGCCTCCGGGAGAGATCTATTGCGGCACCGAAGCGCATAAGGGCGAACTGGGCTTTTACATTGTCAGCGTAGGCGGCGGGAAACCCTACCGCTTGAAGATTCGCGCCCCCTCCTTCATTCACATGGGCGCGTTCGACTATATGTCCAGGGGCTACATGATCGCCGACGCGATCACGCTCTTCGGGACCTACGATATTGTGATGGGTGAGTGCGACCGGTAG
- a CDS encoding NADH-quinone oxidoreductase subunit C — MSLQQVISQLQDAFPTGLTKIVEWRGELAVTVPRERLHEVAQFLHDDPAMDFDYIVHVSSVDWPDDDERFEVVYEFYSIKKRQRIRLKTRTPESDCIVDSLTDLWKGADFMEREVYDMMGIRFRNHPDLRRILMPDDYTEGYPLRKDFPLRGKGWRDTFEFLDETAR, encoded by the coding sequence ATGTCATTGCAGCAAGTGATCAGCCAGCTCCAGGATGCGTTCCCCACCGGCTTGACGAAAATCGTCGAGTGGCGCGGCGAGCTTGCGGTGACCGTGCCGCGGGAGCGGCTCCATGAGGTGGCGCAGTTTCTCCATGACGACCCGGCCATGGACTTTGACTACATCGTGCATGTGAGTTCGGTCGATTGGCCTGATGATGACGAGCGGTTCGAAGTCGTGTATGAGTTCTATTCGATCAAGAAGCGCCAGCGCATCCGCCTCAAAACCAGGACGCCGGAATCGGATTGCATCGTGGATTCTCTGACGGATCTCTGGAAGGGCGCGGATTTCATGGAGCGCGAGGTGTACGACATGATGGGCATCCGTTTCCGGAACCATCCGGATCTCCGCCGGATCCTCATGCCGGACGATTACACCGAAGGCTATCCGCTGCGAAAAGATTTCCCGCTGCGCGGCAAGGGCTGGCGCGACACCTTCGAATTCCTGGACGAAACGGCCCGGTAG
- a CDS encoding NADH-quinone oxidoreductase subunit B, with protein MGLIQIGRHDKDGTPDIVTTTVEKAVNWARKGSLWPMTFGLACCAIEMIAAVSSRYDMDRYGAGVFRASPRQSDLMIVAGTVCRRMAPVIRKIYDQMPEPKYVIAMGSCATSGNIYDSYSVVQGVDRFVPVDIYVPGCPPTPEALFDGILKLQERIMQKRVFLKQPEQVRPGYKV; from the coding sequence ATGGGACTGATCCAAATCGGTCGACACGACAAGGACGGCACACCGGACATCGTGACCACCACGGTCGAAAAAGCTGTCAATTGGGCTCGCAAGGGCTCGCTCTGGCCGATGACATTCGGTTTGGCCTGTTGCGCGATCGAGATGATCGCCGCCGTGTCGTCACGTTACGATATGGACCGGTATGGGGCCGGCGTCTTCCGGGCTTCGCCACGGCAGTCCGATTTGATGATCGTGGCCGGGACCGTCTGCCGCCGAATGGCGCCAGTCATCCGGAAAATTTACGACCAGATGCCTGAGCCGAAATACGTCATTGCGATGGGGTCCTGCGCCACGTCGGGAAATATCTACGACAGTTACAGCGTCGTCCAGGGCGTCGATCGTTTTGTGCCGGTGGATATCTATGTGCCGGGCTGTCCTCCGACGCCGGAGGCGCTCTTCGACGGCATCCTTAAATTGCAGGAGCGGATCATGCAGAAGCGCGTGTTCCTGAAACAGCCGGAGCAGGTCAGGCCGGGCTATAAGGTATAG
- the ndhC gene encoding NADH-quinone oxidoreductase subunit A, with protein MSGFELLLEYLTRYFPILLFIFVALAFGVVTLLLSYLVQPKYPEPEKLTTYECGSEPFSDARMPFPVRYYIFAMLFVIFDIEVIFLYPWAVVFTKIGFIGLIEMLIFIALFLVAYIYAWRKGALEWD; from the coding sequence ATGAGCGGTTTCGAGTTACTCCTTGAGTACCTAACCCGATACTTTCCGATTCTGCTGTTTATTTTCGTGGCGCTGGCGTTCGGCGTGGTCACGCTACTGCTCAGTTATTTGGTCCAACCCAAGTATCCGGAACCGGAGAAGCTCACCACCTATGAGTGCGGATCGGAGCCGTTTTCCGATGCGCGCATGCCGTTCCCGGTCCGGTATTACATCTTCGCCATGCTCTTCGTGATTTTCGATATCGAAGTGATCTTTCTCTATCCCTGGGCGGTGGTGTTCACCAAGATCGGGTTTATCGGACTGATCGAAATGCTGATTTTTATCGCGTTGTTTTTGGTCGCCTATATTTACGCCTGGCGCAAGGGAGCCCTGGAATGGGACTGA